One genomic region from Nostoc sphaeroides encodes:
- a CDS encoding glycosyltransferase family 2 protein, producing the protein MPSKIPVSVLIPAKNEQANLPACLASLSRADEIFVVDSQSTDNSIEIANSHGVNVVQFNFNGRWPKKKNWSLDNLPFRNEWVLIVDCDERIPPELWEEIEQAIQNNEYTGYYLNRRVFFLGKWIRYGGKYPDWNLRLFQHKKGRYENLNTEDIPNTGDNEVHEHVILQGKVGYLKNDMLHEDFRDLYHWLERHNRYSNWEASVYFNILTGKDDSGTIGANLFGDAVQRKRFLKKVWVHLPFKPILRFVLFYIIQRGFLDGKAGYIYARLLSQYEYQIGVKLYELRNCGGHLNTATTPKEEAGEQGSRGAEGELLTIDS; encoded by the coding sequence ATGCCATCTAAAATACCAGTTTCTGTATTAATTCCGGCAAAAAACGAACAAGCAAACTTGCCTGCTTGCCTTGCTAGCCTCAGCAGAGCAGATGAAATATTTGTAGTAGATTCTCAAAGTACTGATAACAGCATTGAAATTGCTAACAGTCACGGTGTAAATGTCGTACAATTCAACTTCAATGGACGCTGGCCTAAAAAGAAAAATTGGTCTTTAGATAATCTACCTTTCCGTAACGAATGGGTTTTAATTGTAGATTGCGATGAGCGCATTCCTCCCGAACTTTGGGAAGAAATTGAGCAAGCAATTCAAAACAATGAATATACAGGTTATTATCTCAATCGCCGCGTATTTTTCTTAGGAAAATGGATTCGTTATGGTGGCAAATATCCCGATTGGAATCTCCGTTTATTTCAACATAAAAAAGGTCGCTACGAAAATCTCAATACAGAAGATATTCCGAATACTGGTGACAACGAAGTTCACGAACATGTGATTTTGCAGGGCAAAGTTGGGTATCTGAAAAATGATATGCTCCACGAAGACTTCCGCGACCTTTACCACTGGTTAGAACGACACAACCGCTATTCCAACTGGGAAGCCAGCGTTTATTTTAATATTCTCACAGGTAAAGATGATAGCGGCACTATCGGCGCGAATCTATTTGGTGATGCAGTGCAACGCAAGCGCTTTTTGAAAAAAGTGTGGGTACACCTGCCATTTAAACCAATTTTACGATTTGTTTTATTTTATATAATTCAACGCGGTTTTTTGGATGGCAAAGCCGGATATATCTATGCACGCTTGCTGAGTCAATATGAATATCAAATTGGCGTTAAACTCTACGAATTACGCAACTGTGGTGGTCACTTAAATACTGCAACTACCCCAAAAGAAGAAGCAGGGGAGCAGGGGAGCAGGGGAGCAGAGGGAGAGCTATTGACCATTGACTCCTAA
- a CDS encoding glycosyltransferase: protein MPDTQISAIICTHNRDTYLGAAIDSLLGQDFAADFEIVVVDNGSSDRTREVVEQRAHNPRLKYIFEPTIGLSVARNTGAKVASGDILAYLDDDAVASKGWLQVLYFAYYNNSKLAIAGGKVTLIWPPGIQQPRWLSPGLAANLGAYDLGDNIIYIEQPGLTPRGLNYSIRRSFLEEIGGFDPHLGRVGKNLLSNEELQMTEFALQRGWQVAYLPKALVAHNVAPERLQRSWFLNRGWWQGISECYREQLAGKAGIAQLQRGSERFVRGLYKALQYFSDPAERFDKLVYAYGQIGYLNAAIQGLLSKSNNK from the coding sequence ATGCCAGACACCCAAATCTCTGCCATTATCTGTACCCACAATCGAGATACCTATTTAGGGGCTGCAATTGATAGTCTTTTAGGGCAGGATTTTGCTGCTGACTTTGAAATTGTGGTAGTTGATAATGGATCTAGCGATCGCACTCGTGAGGTTGTAGAACAAAGGGCCCACAATCCGCGCCTGAAGTATATATTTGAACCCACCATTGGTTTATCTGTCGCCCGCAACACGGGTGCAAAAGTAGCTAGTGGTGATATTCTTGCTTATTTAGATGACGATGCCGTTGCAAGCAAGGGCTGGCTACAAGTTTTATATTTTGCCTATTACAATAATTCTAAACTAGCGATCGCAGGTGGCAAAGTCACTCTCATTTGGCCTCCAGGAATCCAGCAACCACGGTGGCTATCTCCAGGGCTAGCTGCAAATCTGGGTGCATACGATTTGGGTGACAATATCATCTATATCGAGCAACCTGGCTTAACACCCAGAGGCTTAAATTACTCCATCCGCCGCAGTTTCCTAGAAGAAATTGGCGGTTTTGATCCTCATCTCGGTCGAGTAGGAAAAAACCTACTATCAAATGAAGAACTGCAAATGACCGAATTTGCCCTACAGCGTGGTTGGCAAGTTGCTTATCTTCCCAAAGCGCTGGTTGCTCACAATGTTGCCCCAGAACGCCTCCAACGCTCCTGGTTTTTAAACCGGGGCTGGTGGCAGGGTATCAGTGAATGCTATCGAGAACAACTCGCTGGTAAAGCTGGAATCGCTCAATTACAGCGAGGTAGCGAACGGTTTGTGCGCGGCTTGTATAAGGCATTGCAATATTTTTCTGATCCAGCAGAACGGTTTGACAAACTTGTATATGCTTACGGTCAGATTGGTTACTTAAATGCTGCTATTCAAGGTCTTTTATCCAAATCAAATAATAAATAA
- the cobU gene encoding bifunctional adenosylcobinamide kinase/adenosylcobinamide-phosphate guanylyltransferase: protein MGKIILVTGPARSGKSEWAETLAMQSEKAVVYVATATDNPDDQEWHQRILEHQQRRPQDWETLSVPVELSATLADVKPYTCVLVDSLGTWVANLLEEDEFSWQNIVAELLETVDLVAADMVFVAEEVGWGVIPAYPLGRAFRDRLGSLVRQLGVISNPVYLVTGGHVLNLSRLGYPLPIRGDSGTFTSQDS, encoded by the coding sequence TTGGGTAAAATCATCTTAGTAACAGGGCCAGCACGATCTGGTAAAAGTGAATGGGCGGAAACTCTGGCCATGCAGTCAGAAAAAGCAGTTGTTTACGTAGCAACAGCCACCGATAACCCAGATGACCAAGAATGGCATCAACGCATTTTAGAACATCAACAACGTCGTCCCCAAGACTGGGAAACTTTATCTGTACCTGTAGAACTGTCTGCTACCCTCGCCGATGTCAAACCTTATACCTGTGTTTTAGTTGATTCTTTAGGTACTTGGGTAGCTAATCTCTTAGAAGAGGACGAGTTTAGCTGGCAAAACATTGTTGCAGAGTTATTAGAGACGGTGGATCTGGTGGCTGCTGATATGGTGTTTGTAGCAGAAGAGGTGGGTTGGGGTGTGATACCAGCTTATCCCCTTGGGAGGGCGTTCCGCGATCGCCTGGGTTCTTTAGTGCGCCAGCTAGGTGTAATCAGCAATCCTGTTTATTTAGTTACTGGTGGTCATGTTCTCAATCTCAGCAGGCTTGGTTATCCATTGCCAATTAGAGGGGATTCTGGAACATTCACAAGTCAAGATTCTTAA
- a CDS encoding glycosyltransferase family 39 protein yields MRHLKFAPSWLRFLITFLLVMGILFRFFNLDGKVYSHDETYTSLRLSGYRITEVKQQIFNNRVISRESFAQFQGVNQQKSLNDTIMNLAKEDPYHPPLYYIIARLWMEIFGNSVTAIRSLSACISLLVFPCVYWLCRELFNVPLSVPGVAMPAAGYAYALMAISPIQLVYAQEAQEYILWLVTILLSSASLLRAMRLESQDKDEPVTEQKRPDLFAIWSIYAVSLAISLYTFIWSPFIAFAHGIYVMSAAKFKLTETVRTYLLASLVGFLAFMPWITIVIGDFFQFLISADKTKMQSSSMPVFPFLMMQLTRIFFDINLSQDNPLNSLITPIFLILVGYSICFLCLTTNYKVWVFLITFIVVPALPLILSSAGGIRLSTEPYFLPAYLGIQITVAYLLATQVYNGSGSRRSIWQIIIVLVIICGLISCKVSSQAETWWNKGMSYGNPQVAQIINQTSSPLLVSDALGNNFGNVLSLSYLLEPKVRFLLVNNQKTPNIPDGFADVFLLNPSDTWRETIEKKYNLKTDIVYSDQYYSVWKFGKYPKLRRRNILINNKLSASL; encoded by the coding sequence ATGCGCCATCTCAAATTTGCTCCGAGTTGGTTGCGATTTTTAATTACTTTCTTATTGGTGATGGGTATATTGTTTCGCTTTTTCAACCTTGATGGCAAAGTTTACTCGCATGATGAAACTTATACTTCATTGCGGCTTTCTGGTTACAGAATAACTGAAGTAAAACAACAAATTTTTAATAATCGTGTCATTAGTAGAGAAAGCTTTGCCCAGTTTCAAGGTGTAAATCAACAAAAAAGCTTAAATGACACAATCATGAATTTGGCAAAAGAAGATCCTTACCATCCACCGCTTTATTACATAATAGCCAGATTGTGGATGGAAATCTTTGGTAATTCGGTGACGGCGATTAGAAGTTTATCTGCCTGCATCAGTTTGCTGGTTTTTCCTTGTGTTTATTGGCTATGCCGAGAATTATTTAATGTGCCATTATCGGTTCCTGGTGTAGCGATGCCTGCGGCGGGCTACGCCTACGCACTTATGGCAATTTCTCCAATTCAACTAGTTTATGCTCAAGAAGCACAAGAATATATTCTCTGGTTAGTCACCATATTACTATCTAGTGCGTCCCTGCTGCGAGCAATGCGGCTGGAATCACAAGATAAAGATGAGCCAGTAACAGAACAAAAACGGCCAGATTTATTCGCAATCTGGAGCATTTATGCAGTAAGTTTAGCTATCAGTCTTTATACATTTATTTGGAGTCCATTTATAGCATTTGCTCACGGAATTTATGTAATGAGCGCTGCCAAATTCAAGTTGACTGAAACTGTCAGAACTTATCTTTTAGCATCACTGGTAGGTTTTTTAGCTTTCATGCCTTGGATAACAATTGTGATAGGTGACTTTTTTCAATTTTTGATTTCAGCAGATAAAACAAAAATGCAGTCATCTTCGATGCCAGTATTTCCATTTTTAATGATGCAGTTAACCCGGATTTTTTTTGATATAAACCTTAGCCAAGATAATCCTCTTAACTCTTTAATTACACCAATATTTTTAATCCTGGTAGGATATTCAATTTGTTTTCTTTGTCTCACAACCAACTATAAAGTCTGGGTTTTTCTCATCACATTTATTGTAGTGCCAGCACTACCCTTAATACTGTCAAGTGCAGGTGGCATACGATTATCTACCGAACCATATTTCCTACCAGCTTATTTAGGAATCCAAATAACTGTTGCTTACCTACTAGCTACGCAAGTATATAATGGGAGCGGATCACGCCGGAGCATTTGGCAGATAATTATAGTATTAGTGATTATTTGTGGACTGATTTCTTGTAAGGTGAGTTCCCAAGCAGAAACTTGGTGGAATAAGGGTATGAGTTATGGCAATCCCCAAGTTGCCCAAATCATCAATCAGACGAGTAGTCCACTTTTGGTTAGTGATGCTTTGGGCAATAATTTTGGGAATGTTTTGTCTCTAAGCTATCTTTTGGAACCAAAAGTGCGATTTTTGTTGGTGAATAACCAAAAAACTCCTAACATTCCTGATGGGTTTGCTGATGTATTTTTACTCAATCCTTCAGACACTTGGCGCGAAACAATCGAAAAAAAGTATAATTTAAAGACAGATATTGTTTACAGCGATCAATATTATTCGGTCTGGAAATTTGGTAAATATCCTAAGTTGCGCCGACGTAATATTTTAATTAATAATAAGTTATCTGCCAGTTTATAG
- a CDS encoding GNAT family N-acetyltransferase, protein MEVSGRNINYPLNPPPTLEDFPVLQTEKYILRLASTEEELESIFRLRFEVFNIELGLGFSASNFTQMDIDKFDAVCHHLIMISKQTGKTIGTYRMQTYTMASQRLGFDAADIFNLNAIPNSVLQASVEVGRACIDKEYRNSQTLLLLWNGLANYLIWSRNQYFFGCASLLTQCPAQATCTYDYFQQNGLMHPSILVYPNSQFCLKMPPKCPDSFNVKIPKILQAYLNIGVKICSIPAIDRHFKTIDFLTISNSKDFARWRYQVL, encoded by the coding sequence ATGGAAGTTTCTGGACGCAACATCAATTACCCACTGAATCCTCCTCCCACTCTTGAAGATTTTCCCGTCCTTCAAACTGAAAAATATATCCTACGCCTAGCATCAACCGAAGAAGAATTAGAATCAATTTTTCGGTTGCGCTTTGAAGTTTTTAATATTGAACTAGGCTTGGGATTTTCTGCTTCTAACTTTACGCAGATGGATATAGATAAGTTTGATGCGGTTTGCCATCATTTAATCATGATTTCCAAACAAACGGGTAAAACCATTGGAACTTATCGGATGCAAACCTATACAATGGCTTCTCAAAGATTAGGCTTTGATGCTGCCGATATATTTAATCTTAATGCGATTCCCAATTCTGTGCTTCAGGCATCAGTTGAAGTTGGACGTGCATGTATAGATAAAGAATACCGCAACAGTCAGACACTTTTACTATTATGGAATGGGCTAGCAAATTATCTCATCTGGAGTAGAAACCAATATTTCTTTGGCTGTGCATCATTATTAACACAATGTCCTGCACAAGCTACTTGCACTTATGATTATTTTCAGCAGAATGGCTTGATGCATCCAAGTATTTTGGTGTATCCAAATTCACAATTTTGTCTAAAAATGCCTCCAAAATGTCCAGATTCATTCAATGTTAAAATACCTAAAATTTTGCAGGCATACTTGAATATTGGTGTTAAAATATGCAGTATTCCAGCTATTGATCGGCACTTTAAGACCATTGATTTTTTAACGATATCTAATAGCAAAGATTTTGCTAGATGGCGTTACCAAGTATTGTAA
- a CDS encoding ribose-phosphate pyrophosphokinase, with protein sequence MNAHKGSAVLSSATFKVQSSATGLTDNHRLRLFSGSANIQLSQEVARYVGMDLGPMIRKRFADGELYVQIQESIRGCDVYLIQPCCQPVNDHLMELLIMVDACRRASARQVTAVIPYYGYARADRKTAGRESITAKLVANLITEAGANRVLAMDLHSAQIQGYFDIPFDHVYGSPVLLDYLASKQLPDLVVVSPDVGGVARARAFAKKLNDAPLAIIDKRRQAHNVAEVLNVIGDVKGKTAVLVDDMIDTGGTIAEGARLLREEGARQVYACATHAVFSPPAMERLSSGLFEEVIVTNTIPIPENNRFPQLVVLSVANLLGETIWRIHEDTSVSSMFR encoded by the coding sequence ATGAATGCACATAAAGGATCGGCTGTGCTTAGTTCTGCAACTTTCAAAGTGCAATCATCTGCAACAGGACTGACCGATAATCATCGCCTGCGGCTGTTTTCTGGCTCTGCCAATATACAACTGTCTCAAGAAGTTGCTCGTTATGTGGGTATGGACTTGGGGCCAATGATTCGCAAAAGATTTGCCGATGGAGAACTTTACGTCCAAATCCAAGAATCGATTCGGGGTTGTGATGTCTATTTAATCCAGCCATGTTGTCAACCCGTAAACGATCATTTAATGGAATTATTGATTATGGTTGATGCCTGTCGCCGAGCTTCTGCGCGACAGGTGACGGCAGTAATTCCTTACTATGGTTATGCCCGTGCCGATCGCAAAACGGCAGGAAGAGAGTCAATAACCGCCAAGCTAGTTGCTAACTTGATCACCGAAGCAGGGGCCAACCGCGTTCTAGCAATGGATTTACACTCGGCTCAGATTCAAGGCTATTTCGATATCCCCTTTGACCATGTTTACGGTTCGCCAGTCTTGCTGGATTATCTAGCAAGCAAACAACTGCCCGATCTGGTAGTGGTTTCCCCCGATGTTGGCGGTGTAGCGCGAGCCAGAGCATTTGCGAAAAAACTAAATGATGCCCCACTGGCGATTATTGACAAACGTCGTCAGGCCCATAATGTTGCCGAAGTGTTAAATGTCATCGGCGATGTTAAAGGCAAAACAGCAGTGTTGGTGGATGACATGATCGACACTGGCGGCACGATCGCCGAAGGAGCGCGATTACTGCGTGAAGAAGGAGCGCGTCAAGTATACGCCTGTGCAACTCATGCAGTGTTCTCTCCACCAGCGATGGAGCGTTTGTCCAGTGGCTTGTTTGAGGAAGTCATTGTCACCAATACAATTCCCATACCAGAAAACAATCGTTTTCCCCAACTAGTGGTGCTGTCAGTGGCCAATCTCTTAGGAGAAACTATCTGGCGGATTCATGAAGATACTTCAGTTAGTAGTATGTTCCGCTAG
- a CDS encoding serine/threonine-protein kinase, translated as MQPPITVGTVLQNRYRIIQILGQGGFGRTYLAEDQRRFNELCAIKELISTATEALAREKAQELFHREAAILYQIEHPQVPKFRERFEQDQRLFLVEDYVAGQTYQALLAERQAMGQTFTEAEVLKLIQLLLPVLEHIHNRGIIHRDISPENIILRDSDAKPVLIDFGVVKELATRLRSPESTMPETTVGKLGYSPSEQMQTGGAYPSSDLYSLAVTAIVLLTGKEPRDLFDENQLTWNWQRWATVNPRFALVLNRMLNHIPSDRYQSAASVSIALQSLEQVNLPPLNTSNLQTMAVGRRPDSVPAAASPKKQPDPVIPPSSASSVLDNPLAIAAIGAAVVIVAGFGSWALVSSIRSQQKPTQTLPQNFPSPVISGGTTFTSTPTPEQPVISSRRLNLKASNPSTVTDTLKTNQIIRYTFLGQEGDNLTAFIDPGSSVLLTVFSPNQQPIDQNVQQVTSYKGPLLVTGRYTIELTLVPGVAESNYSLSVALETPVKPTPTETPQPIPTETPTPTFTETPLPIPTETPFPIPTQTPPPVPTEIPNPIFTQTPFPTPTETPSPIPTTGETPSFPPVDGTQPFSGQRN; from the coding sequence ATGCAACCACCCATTACAGTTGGCACTGTCTTGCAAAACCGTTATCGCATAATTCAAATTCTCGGACAAGGAGGATTTGGTAGAACCTATCTGGCAGAAGACCAGAGGCGCTTTAACGAACTTTGCGCGATCAAGGAATTGATTTCAACAGCAACGGAGGCTTTGGCTAGGGAGAAGGCACAAGAGCTTTTTCACCGAGAAGCTGCCATTTTATATCAAATTGAACACCCACAAGTCCCTAAATTCAGGGAAAGGTTTGAGCAAGACCAACGTTTATTTTTGGTGGAGGACTACGTTGCTGGGCAAACGTACCAAGCTCTGCTGGCTGAACGTCAAGCTATGGGTCAAACTTTCACAGAGGCTGAAGTATTGAAGTTGATCCAGTTGTTGCTGCCTGTTTTAGAGCATATTCACAATAGAGGGATTATTCACCGAGATATCTCTCCAGAAAATATTATTTTGCGAGATAGTGACGCTAAACCTGTGTTAATTGACTTTGGGGTGGTAAAAGAACTGGCAACTCGTTTACGATCGCCAGAAAGCACAATGCCAGAAACCACTGTGGGAAAATTAGGCTACTCTCCTAGTGAACAAATGCAAACAGGAGGAGCTTATCCTAGTAGTGACTTGTATTCATTAGCAGTAACAGCAATTGTTTTGCTGACTGGTAAAGAACCAAGGGATCTATTTGACGAAAACCAACTAACTTGGAATTGGCAGCGATGGGCAACAGTTAATCCGCGATTTGCTTTAGTGTTGAATCGAATGTTGAATCATATACCGAGCGATCGCTATCAAAGTGCTGCTAGTGTATCTATTGCACTACAATCTTTAGAGCAAGTCAATCTTCCGCCCTTAAATACGTCTAACTTGCAAACAATGGCTGTTGGTCGCCGTCCTGACTCAGTACCAGCAGCAGCTTCCCCCAAAAAACAACCCGATCCGGTGATTCCACCAAGTTCAGCTAGCTCAGTCTTGGATAATCCCTTAGCGATCGCAGCAATTGGCGCTGCTGTAGTAATCGTAGCCGGATTCGGTTCTTGGGCATTAGTAAGTTCCATCCGCAGTCAGCAAAAACCAACACAGACGCTTCCCCAAAATTTCCCTTCACCAGTTATTTCTGGTGGTACTACATTCACATCCACACCCACCCCCGAACAACCTGTTATATCTAGTAGGCGGCTCAATCTTAAAGCATCTAACCCAAGCACGGTTACAGATACTCTCAAAACAAATCAAATCATTCGCTACACTTTTCTTGGCCAGGAAGGTGACAATTTAACTGCGTTTATTGACCCAGGAAGCAGCGTTTTGCTAACAGTCTTCAGTCCCAATCAACAACCAATTGATCAGAATGTTCAACAAGTAACATCATATAAAGGCCCATTGCTGGTTACTGGTAGATATACTATTGAGTTAACACTGGTTCCAGGAGTTGCCGAAAGCAATTACAGCCTTAGTGTTGCATTAGAAACACCAGTAAAACCAACACCTACAGAGACACCCCAGCCAATCCCGACAGAAACACCCACTCCAACTTTTACAGAAACACCGCTACCAATCCCGACAGAAACACCCTTCCCAATTCCGACACAAACACCGCCCCCAGTTCCAACAGAGATACCCAACCCAATTTTTACACAAACACCCTTCCCAACTCCGACAGAGACACCTAGCCCAATTCCGACCACTGGTGAAACGCCAAGTTTTCCGCCAGTTGATGGAACACAACCATTTTCTGGTCAAAGAAATTAA
- the bioD gene encoding dethiobiotin synthase translates to MLNTLLITGTDTEAGKTVLTTALAAYWQKYYPQRSWGIMKPIQSGIGDREWYQKLFTLEQSSEEITPLYFQAPLAPPIAAARENRQVDLAVVWQALSKLRSHRDFVLVEALGGLGSPITEELTVADLAGEWRLPTVLVVPVRLGAIAQAVANVALARQSRVNLKGIVLNCVQPRTDAEIADWTPQQLIQSLTNTPVLGCLPYLDNLSDLDKLAQVASDLDWETLTL, encoded by the coding sequence ATGTTAAATACACTACTAATTACTGGAACTGATACTGAAGCTGGTAAAACTGTTTTAACAACAGCCTTAGCAGCCTATTGGCAAAAATATTATCCGCAGCGTAGCTGGGGAATCATGAAACCGATTCAATCGGGGATTGGCGATCGCGAATGGTATCAAAAGCTATTTACACTAGAACAATCTTCAGAAGAAATTACACCTTTGTACTTTCAAGCACCTTTAGCCCCTCCGATCGCAGCAGCGCGGGAAAATCGCCAAGTAGATTTAGCAGTAGTTTGGCAAGCTTTATCTAAATTGCGATCGCATCGTGATTTTGTGCTTGTAGAAGCTTTGGGTGGATTAGGTTCGCCGATAACTGAGGAATTAACGGTAGCTGATTTAGCAGGAGAATGGCGTTTACCAACGGTATTGGTAGTACCAGTTAGATTAGGTGCGATCGCTCAAGCAGTGGCGAATGTAGCATTAGCTAGACAATCGCGCGTGAATCTTAAAGGCATTGTGCTGAACTGCGTACAACCTCGAACTGATGCAGAAATAGCTGACTGGACACCACAGCAATTGATTCAATCACTTACTAACACGCCAGTTTTAGGCTGCTTACCATATTTAGATAACCTAAGTGATTTAGATAAACTTGCTCAAGTAGCATCAGATTTAGATTGGGAAACACTGACGCTTTAA
- a CDS encoding M20 family metallopeptidase, with amino-acid sequence MVSTFPNSSSVDLSRIRLSIRSLQPQLVEWRRRLHQQPELGFQEKLTAEFVSQKLQEWGIEHQTGIAQTGIVATIKGNKLPTPHSPLPTPQVLAIRADMDALPIQELNEVPYKSQHNGVMHACGHDGHTAIALGTAYYLQQHRQDFSGIVKIIFQPAEESPGGAKPMIEAGVLKNPDVDAIIGLHLWNNLPLGTVGVRAGALMAAVECFNCTILGKGGHGALPHQTVDSVVVAAQIVNALQTIVARNVNPIDSAVVTVGELHAGTKRNVIADTARMSATVRYFNPSLKGFFNQRVEQIIAGICQSHGASYDLEYWSLYPPVINDMKMAELVRTVAEEVVVETPLGIVPECQTMAAEDMSFFLQEVPGCYFFLGSANPEKDLAYPHHHPRFDFDETALGMGVEIFVRCVEKFLN; translated from the coding sequence ATGGTTTCTACCTTTCCCAATTCCTCTTCTGTTGATTTATCTCGCATCCGACTTTCGATCCGTTCATTGCAACCGCAATTGGTAGAGTGGCGGCGACGATTGCATCAACAACCAGAGTTGGGTTTTCAAGAAAAACTGACGGCTGAGTTTGTATCACAAAAACTCCAAGAATGGGGAATTGAGCATCAAACTGGCATTGCCCAAACTGGCATTGTTGCCACCATCAAGGGTAACAAACTCCCCACTCCCCACTCCCCACTCCCTACTCCCCAAGTTTTAGCGATTCGGGCGGATATGGATGCTTTGCCAATCCAAGAACTCAACGAAGTGCCCTATAAATCGCAGCATAATGGAGTGATGCACGCTTGTGGACATGATGGACATACTGCGATCGCTTTAGGTACAGCTTACTATCTCCAGCAGCATCGTCAAGACTTTTCCGGTATAGTAAAAATTATCTTTCAGCCAGCAGAAGAATCACCAGGAGGCGCAAAGCCGATGATTGAAGCTGGAGTGCTGAAAAATCCTGATGTTGACGCAATTATTGGTTTGCACTTGTGGAATAATTTACCCTTGGGAACAGTGGGTGTGCGGGCTGGGGCGTTGATGGCAGCTGTAGAATGCTTTAACTGCACAATTTTGGGCAAAGGTGGACACGGCGCACTACCCCATCAAACTGTTGACTCTGTTGTAGTTGCTGCCCAAATTGTCAATGCTTTGCAAACTATTGTCGCTCGAAATGTGAATCCTATTGATTCGGCTGTGGTGACAGTGGGCGAACTTCATGCTGGAACCAAGCGGAATGTGATTGCTGATACAGCGAGAATGAGTGCTACTGTCAGGTATTTTAATCCTAGTTTGAAAGGCTTTTTTAACCAGCGCGTCGAGCAGATTATTGCTGGAATTTGTCAAAGTCATGGTGCGAGTTATGACTTAGAATACTGGTCACTTTACCCACCAGTAATTAATGATATGAAGATGGCAGAATTAGTGCGAACTGTAGCAGAAGAAGTAGTAGTAGAAACCCCGTTGGGTATTGTGCCAGAATGCCAAACTATGGCTGCTGAAGATATGTCATTCTTCTTACAAGAGGTTCCTGGTTGCTATTTCTTTTTAGGTTCTGCGAATCCAGAGAAAGATTTGGCGTATCCCCATCATCATCCCCGGTTTGATTTTGACGAAACCGCCTTGGGAATGGGCGTAGAAATATTTGTTAGATGCGTGGAGAAGTTTTTGAATTAA
- a CDS encoding type II toxin-antitoxin system VapC family toxin gives MYLLDTNHCSFLMEGVPSVVNHLRSLGQVQLATSVIVAGELHFMAQNSHQKAANLIKINAFLKRINLYGIDKETTEIYGDFKSEIIKQFGPKEKNKRKTTKLNTIGISENDLWIAATVLRHSLTLVSSDSDFERMRQVREISWESWV, from the coding sequence ATGTATCTCTTGGATACTAATCACTGTTCCTTCTTGATGGAAGGTGTGCCTAGCGTTGTAAATCACTTGCGATCGCTTGGTCAGGTACAATTAGCAACCAGTGTTATTGTTGCTGGTGAGTTGCACTTTATGGCACAAAACTCACATCAAAAAGCTGCTAATTTAATAAAAATTAATGCATTTCTCAAAAGAATTAACCTATACGGGATCGACAAAGAAACAACAGAAATCTACGGTGATTTTAAATCAGAAATTATCAAGCAATTCGGCCCAAAAGAAAAAAATAAACGTAAAACAACCAAATTAAATACCATAGGCATTAGTGAAAATGACCTCTGGATAGCTGCTACAGTTTTACGTCATTCATTGACTCTTGTTTCATCTGATAGCGACTTTGAGCGAATGCGACAAGTCAGAGAAATTTCTTGGGAAAGTTGGGTGTAA